The following are encoded together in the Scytonema millei VB511283 genome:
- a CDS encoding universal stress protein gives MSWLQKDRVLVPIDFSEESFAALSPAREFVKDASHLYVLHVLSHLHPAEPGAMWNTLDDRSRQQHVKEALNKRFQASEFEGVQIGVAVGDPSSEILDYAKEINADLIVIPSHGKTGLSRFFLGSVAERVIRYAHCPVVVLKKN, from the coding sequence ATGAGTTGGTTACAGAAAGACCGAGTTTTAGTTCCGATCGATTTTTCAGAAGAGTCTTTTGCTGCACTATCTCCAGCACGAGAATTTGTGAAGGATGCGAGTCATTTGTACGTCCTGCACGTTCTGTCTCACCTGCATCCAGCTGAACCCGGGGCGATGTGGAATACTTTAGACGATCGCTCGCGCCAGCAGCACGTAAAAGAGGCTTTGAACAAACGATTTCAAGCTTCGGAGTTTGAAGGAGTTCAGATTGGCGTTGCTGTTGGCGACCCTAGTTCGGAGATTCTCGACTATGCTAAGGAGATTAATGCCGATTTAATTGTGATTCCATCGCATGGCAAAACTGGCTTGAGTCGGTTTTTTCTCGGTTCGGTAGCAGAACGAGTGATTCGCTATGCTCATTGTCCTGTGGTGGTGTTGAAAAAAAATTAG
- a CDS encoding alanine/glycine:cation symporter family protein: protein MNHHKLLNWLRKYPWLCLALLAIPSTAYAADGKPTGILGAIDAIFSYLVAALSQILFFSIGGMPFIVLWLIIGAVFFTIRMSFINFRAFGHAISVVQGHYDNPAEAGEVTHFQALSAALSATVGLGNIAGVAIAIQLGGPGAMFWMTVAGLLGMSSKFVECTLGQKYRIVKPDGSVSGGAMYYLSRGLGELGLRPLGKVLAPLFAVFCIGGSFGGGNMFQANQSFAAVSGVIPLLQGRSWLYGLVMAVLVALVIIGGIKRIGSVAEKLVPAMCLIYILASLFIILTNIPQIPSAVGTILREAFFPQAIAGGFIGVLVQGFRRASFSNEAGVGSAAIAHSAARTEEPIREGIVALLEPFIDTVVICNMTALVVVITGVYTDTKADGAQLTNAAFASAISWFPVVLAIAIFLFAFSTMISWSYYGERSWEYLFGDRTTLVYKALFVFFVFVGAVVNLGAVLEFSDMMILSMAFPNILGCFLLSNKVAADLQDYMQRLQTGKMPVFK from the coding sequence ATGAATCACCATAAGCTTTTAAATTGGCTGAGAAAATATCCTTGGCTTTGTTTAGCGTTACTAGCCATACCTAGCACGGCTTACGCTGCTGACGGTAAGCCCACAGGAATCTTAGGGGCAATTGATGCTATCTTTTCCTATCTAGTGGCAGCGCTGTCCCAAATTCTGTTTTTTAGCATTGGCGGGATGCCGTTTATCGTCCTGTGGTTGATTATCGGTGCGGTATTTTTTACGATCCGCATGAGTTTCATTAACTTCCGTGCTTTCGGTCACGCGATTTCTGTCGTGCAAGGACATTACGATAATCCAGCAGAAGCAGGAGAAGTCACTCATTTCCAAGCGCTATCAGCAGCACTATCGGCAACAGTGGGCTTAGGAAATATTGCTGGGGTAGCGATCGCCATTCAATTAGGCGGTCCTGGGGCAATGTTTTGGATGACTGTCGCAGGGTTGTTAGGGATGTCCAGTAAGTTCGTTGAGTGTACTTTGGGACAAAAGTATCGTATTGTCAAGCCGGATGGTAGCGTTTCCGGCGGGGCGATGTACTACCTATCGCGTGGCTTGGGCGAACTGGGGCTGCGTCCTTTGGGTAAAGTGCTAGCACCACTATTTGCCGTATTTTGCATTGGTGGGTCTTTCGGTGGTGGCAATATGTTCCAGGCAAACCAGTCCTTTGCTGCGGTATCGGGAGTTATACCCTTGTTGCAGGGACGGAGTTGGCTCTACGGTCTAGTCATGGCTGTGTTAGTTGCTTTAGTGATTATTGGTGGCATCAAGCGGATTGGTTCGGTGGCTGAGAAACTGGTTCCAGCAATGTGCTTGATCTACATCCTCGCCTCTTTATTCATTATTTTGACGAACATACCTCAGATTCCCAGTGCAGTTGGCACAATTCTCCGAGAAGCCTTTTTCCCACAAGCGATCGCCGGAGGATTTATTGGGGTATTAGTGCAAGGATTTCGCCGTGCCTCTTTCTCGAATGAAGCAGGAGTCGGTTCGGCAGCGATCGCCCATTCCGCCGCCCGTACCGAAGAACCGATCCGCGAGGGGATTGTGGCATTACTCGAACCTTTCATCGATACTGTCGTGATTTGTAACATGACAGCCTTGGTAGTGGTGATTACAGGTGTTTACACCGACACAAAGGCAGACGGGGCGCAACTCACAAATGCTGCTTTTGCTTCCGCGATTAGCTGGTTTCCGGTCGTACTAGCGATCGCTATCTTTCTGTTTGCTTTCTCCACGATGATTTCTTGGAGTTACTACGGCGAACGCAGTTGGGAATACTTGTTTGGCGATCGCACCACTTTAGTTTACAAGGCACTGTTTGTTTTCTTCGTGTTTGTCGGTGCTGTCGTCAACCTCGGTGCAGTCCTAGAATTCAGCGATATGATGATTTTGTCAATGGCTTTCCCAAATATCTTGGGTTGTTTTCTGCTGTCGAACAAAGTTGCCGCCGATTTACAAGATTACATGCAGCGCCTTCAAACTGGAAAGATGCCCGTGTTTAAGTGA
- a CDS encoding SDR family NAD(P)-dependent oxidoreductase: MQTALITGASAGIGATFAHELASRQTDLVLVARSADKLQQLAAQLQAQHQIQVYVLVHDLTVPETATAIYNTVTEKGLEIDLLINNAGFGDYGDFAERDGDRQVKMVQLNVLALVDLTHKFLPGMRQRRSGGVINLASTAAFQPIPYFSVYAASKAFVLSFSEALWAENRKYGVRILAVCPGPTETKFFREADFPSTFSETVSKNYTSPQQVVKESLQALEKNRSSIIPGFINKLSANASRFLPRQALVSLVGKVFKQG, encoded by the coding sequence ATGCAAACAGCTTTAATTACTGGTGCTTCTGCGGGAATTGGTGCTACTTTTGCCCATGAGTTAGCTTCTCGACAAACGGATTTAGTTTTAGTAGCTCGTTCCGCTGACAAATTGCAACAGCTGGCAGCTCAGTTACAAGCACAACATCAAATTCAAGTCTACGTCCTCGTCCACGACCTAACTGTACCAGAAACAGCTACAGCTATCTACAATACGGTAACGGAAAAGGGATTAGAGATCGATCTATTAATCAATAACGCTGGTTTTGGAGATTATGGCGATTTTGCCGAACGAGATGGCGATCGCCAAGTCAAAATGGTACAGTTGAATGTCTTAGCGTTGGTAGACTTGACTCACAAATTTTTACCAGGAATGCGCCAGCGTCGCTCTGGAGGCGTTATCAATCTTGCTTCTACTGCTGCATTTCAACCGATTCCCTACTTTTCTGTTTATGCAGCTAGTAAAGCTTTTGTCCTCAGTTTTAGTGAGGCATTGTGGGCAGAAAATCGCAAGTATGGGGTACGAATTTTAGCTGTTTGTCCTGGTCCCACTGAAACGAAATTTTTCCGAGAGGCTGATTTTCCCTCCACTTTTTCAGAGACAGTATCGAAAAACTACACATCTCCTCAGCAAGTCGTCAAAGAATCACTTCAAGCTTTAGAAAAAAATCGTTCTTCGATTATCCCAGGATTTATTAACAAACTTAGTGCCAATGCATCTCGATTTTTACCGCGCCAAGCTTTAGTCAGTTTAGTTGGGAAAGTATTTAAACAAGGCTAA
- a CDS encoding photosystem II S4 domain protein — protein MLPREDLLKGVENRETIVRVIDLAEQAIKTWEVVLTDFLSPPELAESQQIFSRLTDVQLIAWGGYPQAERQRLAIARAEVPLDSSQVAVAAVDIAGNFLFDTATHRDFLGAMLGTGIVREKTGDVIVLGERGAQAIVVPELVEFLAMNLKQVRSVPVKIQQIELSELKIKEPKKKELTTVEASLRLDAIASAGFGMSRSKMVDLIEGGDVRVNWKEISQSSTQVKTGDLIAIRGKGRLEVGEVAVTKKERYRVQLTRYM, from the coding sequence ATGTTGCCGAGAGAAGACTTATTAAAAGGCGTAGAAAATCGAGAAACTATCGTTCGTGTTATCGATTTAGCAGAGCAAGCAATCAAAACTTGGGAAGTGGTACTCACTGATTTTTTGTCACCCCCAGAGTTAGCTGAAAGCCAGCAAATTTTTAGTCGTTTGACTGATGTGCAATTAATAGCTTGGGGCGGTTATCCTCAAGCAGAACGGCAACGATTAGCGATCGCGCGTGCGGAAGTTCCTCTCGATTCATCACAAGTGGCAGTAGCAGCGGTAGATATTGCAGGTAACTTTCTATTTGACACTGCTACCCATCGTGACTTTTTAGGGGCGATGCTAGGAACAGGAATTGTGCGGGAGAAAACTGGCGACGTTATTGTATTGGGAGAACGGGGAGCGCAAGCAATTGTTGTGCCAGAATTAGTAGAATTCTTAGCAATGAATTTAAAGCAAGTGCGTTCCGTACCTGTCAAAATTCAGCAAATCGAGCTGAGCGAATTAAAAATTAAAGAACCGAAAAAAAAGGAATTAACGACAGTAGAAGCCTCTTTACGATTAGATGCGATCGCCTCTGCTGGGTTTGGGATGTCTCGCAGCAAAATGGTAGATTTGATTGAAGGTGGAGACGTGCGCGTTAATTGGAAAGAAATTAGCCAATCCAGCACTCAAGTCAAAACTGGAGATTTAATCGCGATTCGTGGCAAAGGACGATTAGAAGTTGGAGAAGTCGCCGTCACGAAAAAAGAGCGATATCGCGTCCAATTAACCCGATATATGTAG
- a CDS encoding glycosyltransferase family 4 protein produces MKRILFYDDGSGFGGHSISAVDAVKYLLENTNLKVGFIFYQGNQRLCDRLTLLVQEFKHLELYPMKFKAARFRNLGALLSFPVVAKIAQTISIIKPDIVIVVQGTIELSSLGLLATKKAKLKVISFIPLTQSLSLMQGKLSRFRDFINLHFYNLPDAFITTSARAKYNLVQHGVKSKISVVYYGPDLRIWQRQERNISRQKYGIDNSDYVVALIARIEFKHKGHDFLITSMAKYASKLANIKLLIVGDGSDEEKLQKLIQTSGLSERVKIIPWGNDLSYVYSAIDMLVIPSRLEGLPLVMLEAMYYSLPIVASSLDGMLEILPQEWLFQSGDSEAAIETLLRVKNSDNTEYLLNHKQRIMTEFNLDEFGKNFYKTLCKAHIETKN; encoded by the coding sequence ATGAAAAGAATACTATTTTACGATGATGGCTCTGGTTTTGGCGGTCATAGTATTTCTGCTGTGGATGCAGTTAAATACTTACTAGAAAATACCAATCTTAAGGTTGGATTCATATTTTATCAAGGAAATCAAAGGCTTTGCGATCGCTTAACTTTACTAGTACAAGAATTTAAGCATCTCGAACTGTATCCGATGAAGTTTAAAGCAGCAAGATTTAGAAACTTAGGAGCGTTGTTATCATTTCCCGTAGTTGCTAAAATTGCTCAAACTATTTCTATTATTAAACCCGATATAGTCATTGTCGTTCAAGGCACGATCGAACTCAGTTCTCTCGGATTGCTAGCAACGAAAAAAGCCAAGCTTAAAGTGATTAGCTTTATTCCGCTAACACAATCTTTATCATTAATGCAAGGCAAACTCTCTAGATTCAGAGATTTCATTAATTTGCATTTTTATAACTTACCAGATGCATTTATTACGACTAGCGCTCGGGCTAAATATAACTTAGTTCAGCATGGAGTGAAATCGAAGATTTCTGTAGTATATTACGGTCCTGACTTAAGAATATGGCAGCGACAGGAGCGAAACATATCTCGACAAAAATATGGTATAGATAACAGCGATTATGTAGTGGCTCTGATTGCTAGAATCGAATTTAAACACAAAGGACATGACTTTCTCATTACTTCAATGGCAAAATACGCCAGCAAGCTAGCAAATATCAAATTATTAATTGTAGGCGATGGCTCAGACGAAGAGAAGTTACAAAAACTCATTCAAACCTCTGGTTTAAGCGAGAGAGTCAAAATTATTCCTTGGGGAAATGACTTATCATATGTGTACTCTGCCATAGATATGCTCGTCATTCCCTCTCGATTAGAAGGATTACCATTAGTCATGTTAGAGGCAATGTACTATAGCTTACCAATAGTTGCTTCTAGTCTAGATGGAATGTTAGAAATTCTACCTCAAGAATGGCTATTTCAATCTGGTGATAGCGAAGCTGCTATTGAGACTTTATTGCGAGTAAAAAATAGCGACAATACAGAATATTTATTAAATCATAAACAACGAATTATGACAGAATTCAATCTCGATGAATTTGGCAAAAACTTCTACAAAACTCTTTGCAAAGCACACATAGAGACCAAAAATTAA
- the serA gene encoding phosphoglycerate dehydrogenase, which produces MAKVLVSDPIDQAGIDILSQVATVDVKIGLTPEQFVQAIPEYDALMIRSGSRITREIIEAGHQLKIIGRAGVGVDNVDVPAATRQGIVVVNSPEGNTIAAAEHAIAMMLALSRYIPDANASVKRGEWDRKTFVGAEVYKKTLGVVGLGKIGSHVATAAKAMGMKLLAYDPFISTERAEQLGCRLVEVDILLQEADYITLHIPKTPETTHLINAEALAKMKPNARIINCARGGIIDEAALAEALKAGKIAGAALDVFEEEPLKESPLRALGKEIILTPHLGASTTEAQVNVAIDVAEQIRDVLLGLPARSAVNIPGLSPDILEELRPYMQLAETLGNLVGQLAGGRVDLLNVKLQGELATNKSQPLVVAALKGLLSQALRERVNYVNASVEAKERGIRIIETRDAAIRDYAGSLHLSAKGSMGEHSVTGALLGDGEIRITNIDEFPINIPPSSHMLFTLHRDMPGIIGKLGSLLGSFNVNIASMQVGRKIVRGDAVMVLSLDDPLPDGILTEITKVAGIRDAYTVTL; this is translated from the coding sequence ATGGCTAAAGTTCTCGTATCTGACCCAATCGACCAGGCAGGAATTGATATCCTTTCCCAAGTTGCCACTGTTGACGTAAAAATCGGTCTAACACCAGAGCAGTTTGTACAGGCGATCCCAGAGTATGATGCATTGATGATTCGTTCTGGTAGCCGCATTACTAGAGAAATTATCGAAGCTGGGCATCAACTGAAAATTATCGGTCGTGCTGGTGTGGGCGTAGATAATGTAGACGTACCTGCTGCTACCCGCCAAGGAATTGTTGTTGTCAATTCTCCTGAAGGAAATACGATCGCCGCTGCCGAACACGCGATCGCGATGATGCTGGCATTGTCGCGTTACATTCCCGATGCAAATGCGTCCGTCAAACGCGGTGAGTGGGATCGTAAAACCTTTGTGGGAGCAGAAGTCTACAAAAAAACCTTGGGCGTGGTGGGTTTAGGAAAGATTGGTTCCCACGTTGCTACGGCGGCTAAAGCGATGGGGATGAAGTTACTCGCCTACGACCCATTTATTTCTACCGAACGAGCCGAACAGTTAGGTTGCCGCTTAGTCGAGGTAGACATCCTACTACAAGAAGCCGATTACATTACGCTGCACATTCCCAAAACTCCAGAAACAACACATTTAATTAACGCCGAGGCACTAGCTAAAATGAAACCCAATGCCAGGATTATCAACTGTGCTAGGGGTGGCATTATCGATGAAGCGGCGCTAGCAGAAGCACTTAAGGCGGGTAAAATCGCAGGGGCGGCTTTGGATGTCTTCGAGGAAGAACCCCTGAAGGAATCGCCGCTAAGAGCATTAGGAAAGGAAATTATCCTCACCCCTCACCTCGGCGCTTCAACCACAGAAGCACAAGTCAACGTGGCGATCGACGTAGCAGAGCAAATCCGCGATGTCTTGCTAGGCTTACCAGCCCGTTCTGCCGTCAATATCCCTGGACTCAGCCCCGATATTTTGGAAGAACTCAGACCGTACATGCAACTTGCCGAGACTCTGGGTAATTTAGTCGGTCAGCTAGCTGGGGGACGAGTCGATTTACTCAATGTCAAACTGCAAGGGGAACTTGCTACTAATAAGAGCCAACCATTGGTTGTTGCTGCCCTGAAAGGATTACTTTCTCAAGCATTGCGAGAAAGAGTCAATTACGTCAATGCCAGCGTCGAAGCCAAAGAACGGGGCATTCGGATTATTGAAACGCGGGATGCTGCCATCCGGGATTATGCAGGTTCCTTGCACTTATCAGCTAAGGGTTCGATGGGCGAACATTCGGTGACGGGGGCGCTATTGGGCGATGGCGAAATTCGCATTACCAACATTGACGAATTCCCAATTAACATTCCCCCCAGTTCGCATATGCTATTCACGCTACACCGAGATATGCCAGGAATCATTGGTAAACTCGGTTCTTTGCTAGGTAGCTTTAACGTCAACATCGCCAGTATGCAAGTCGGACGCAAAATCGTGCGCGGTGATGCGGTGATGGTACTGAGCTTAGATGACCCCCTGCCCGATGGGATTTTGACCGAAATCACCAAGGTTGCAGGCATTCGCGATGCGTATACAGTAACTTTATAG
- the prmA gene encoding 50S ribosomal protein L11 methyltransferase, with the protein MANHWWEIQILCDLDLEETIFWRLEDFGCRGMASERQKNDGNVCLVKAYLPQEQVKLLDLAALSLWLRQDALLVGLEPPKMQWHLIDEEDWASSWKQYWQPQEVGDRILIYPAWLPVPEKSERLLLRLDPGTAFGTGNHATTQLCLEALEMRLDDLPNSNREDIVIADIGCGSGILSIAAILLGASQVYAVDTDIMAVNATHSNRQLNQISADRIIVGQGSVLTLPQMTQVSFDGIACNILADVIIQLIPQITSVSKPSTWGILSGILIDQAQSVADTLEHYGWTVATLWRRKEWCCFNVRRS; encoded by the coding sequence ATGGCAAATCACTGGTGGGAAATTCAAATTTTGTGCGATCTAGACCTGGAAGAGACGATCTTCTGGCGACTAGAAGATTTTGGCTGTCGTGGGATGGCAAGCGAACGACAGAAGAATGATGGTAATGTTTGTTTGGTAAAAGCATATTTGCCGCAAGAACAAGTAAAGTTACTCGACTTAGCTGCCCTTTCGCTGTGGCTGCGACAGGATGCCTTGCTGGTAGGGTTAGAACCGCCTAAGATGCAGTGGCATTTAATTGATGAAGAAGACTGGGCAAGTAGCTGGAAACAGTACTGGCAACCGCAGGAAGTGGGCGATCGCATTTTAATCTACCCTGCTTGGCTACCAGTGCCAGAAAAATCAGAGCGACTTTTGCTAAGGCTAGATCCTGGAACTGCTTTTGGTACGGGCAACCATGCCACAACGCAGTTATGTTTAGAAGCCTTAGAAATGCGCTTGGACGATCTTCCCAATTCCAATCGAGAAGATATAGTTATTGCAGATATTGGCTGTGGCTCAGGTATCCTCTCAATTGCAGCAATTTTGCTTGGGGCTAGCCAAGTCTATGCTGTAGATACCGATATTATGGCAGTCAACGCTACCCACAGCAATCGACAACTGAATCAAATTTCTGCCGATCGCATAATTGTAGGACAGGGTAGCGTGTTGACGCTACCTCAAATGACTCAAGTATCTTTCGATGGCATTGCGTGCAATATTCTAGCAGATGTCATTATTCAATTAATTCCCCAAATTACTTCTGTTTCTAAACCCTCAACTTGGGGCATTCTCAGCGGCATTTTAATCGACCAAGCCCAATCGGTAGCCGATACTTTAGAACATTACGGTTGGACTGTAGCCACTCTTTGGCGGCGTAAAGAATGGTGTTGTTTTAATGTGAGACGGTCATAG
- a CDS encoding DevA family ABC transporter ATP-binding protein, with translation MAIAISVQNLDYYFGQGQLRKQVLFDINLEIDTGEIVIMTGPSGSGKTTLLTLVGGLRSAQSGSLRVLGQELCGATAQQLTQARKHYGYIFQAHNLHGSLTALQNVKMGLELHRELSAAQMKARSIAMLEQVGLGDRIDYYPDGLSGGQKQRVAIARALVSHPKLVLADEPTAALDSKSGRDVVNLMQSLAQEQGCTILLVTHDNRILDVADRIVHMEDGKLKRNSTAMTVSH, from the coding sequence ATGGCAATCGCTATTTCGGTGCAAAATCTCGATTACTATTTTGGTCAAGGTCAACTTCGCAAACAAGTCTTGTTCGATATCAATCTCGAAATCGACACGGGCGAAATTGTCATTATGACAGGTCCTTCCGGTTCTGGAAAAACAACATTGCTCACATTAGTTGGAGGATTGCGATCTGCCCAATCAGGCAGCTTGCGAGTCTTAGGACAAGAATTATGCGGTGCGACAGCTCAACAACTTACCCAAGCCCGAAAGCACTATGGATACATTTTTCAGGCACACAATTTGCATGGAAGTTTGACCGCACTGCAAAATGTCAAAATGGGGTTGGAACTGCATCGAGAGTTGTCTGCCGCCCAAATGAAAGCGCGATCGATCGCGATGTTGGAACAAGTTGGATTAGGCGATCGCATCGATTACTATCCCGACGGTCTATCTGGGGGACAGAAACAAAGGGTAGCGATCGCCCGCGCTCTCGTCAGCCATCCCAAACTAGTGTTAGCAGATGAACCAACGGCGGCTTTGGATAGCAAATCCGGTCGAGACGTAGTCAATCTGATGCAATCTTTGGCACAGGAGCAGGGCTGTACGATTTTGCTAGTGACGCACGACAATCGAATTTTAGACGTTGCCGACCGCATCGTTCATATGGAAGATGGAAAACTCAAACGCAACTCTACAGCTATGACCGTCTCACATTAA
- the devC gene encoding ABC transporter permease DevC produces MIGFLQKLQPLQQLQRRTPLGWLQLSHEKGRLLVALAGIAFADVLMFMQLGFQAALYDSNTRINRAILADIILVSPKALNLQNLSTFSRRRLFQAMDVPGVQTADALYVNTINWRNPQTRLTATVQVLGFKPDRPAFALPEVNRQLDKIKLPDTVLFDRGARGKYAQAIAQVEQGKLVTTEVERRTIAIAGLFTIGASFGADATVIASDQTFLRLFPRRDVASISLGLIRLKPGYDPQQVATALESHLPEDVRVMTAQEYVQFEENYWRTASPIGFVFGLGTAMAFVVGVVIVYQVLSTDVNTHLKEYATFKATGYGNSYLLGIVFEEAIILSLLGFIPGVILPFGLYALAAQATALPIYMTFSRAVLVLGLTIVMCGLSGAISTRKLQSADPADMF; encoded by the coding sequence ATGATTGGATTTTTGCAAAAGCTTCAGCCACTCCAACAACTTCAACGCCGTACCCCTCTCGGATGGCTGCAACTGAGTCACGAAAAAGGACGCTTGCTGGTTGCACTAGCAGGAATTGCGTTTGCAGATGTGTTAATGTTCATGCAGCTTGGCTTTCAAGCAGCACTTTATGACAGTAATACTCGCATCAATCGCGCCATCTTAGCCGATATTATTCTAGTCAGCCCGAAAGCACTTAACCTGCAAAATCTCTCTACCTTTTCACGACGGCGGCTATTTCAAGCAATGGATGTTCCAGGAGTCCAGACAGCAGACGCGCTGTACGTGAATACGATTAACTGGAGGAATCCCCAAACTCGCCTCACCGCAACCGTACAGGTGTTGGGATTCAAACCCGATCGCCCTGCTTTCGCTTTACCGGAAGTCAATCGGCAATTAGACAAAATCAAGCTACCAGATACTGTTCTGTTCGATCGCGGTGCGAGAGGCAAATATGCCCAAGCGATCGCCCAAGTGGAACAAGGCAAGCTGGTTACAACCGAAGTCGAACGACGCACGATCGCGATCGCCGGACTATTTACTATTGGTGCTTCGTTTGGTGCAGATGCGACTGTAATAGCGAGCGATCAAACCTTTCTGCGACTGTTTCCCCGCCGCGATGTTGCCAGTATTAGCCTCGGACTGATTCGGTTGAAACCAGGCTACGATCCCCAGCAAGTTGCCACTGCCTTAGAATCTCATTTACCCGAGGATGTGCGCGTCATGACGGCTCAGGAGTACGTGCAGTTTGAGGAAAACTACTGGAGAACCGCCAGCCCAATTGGATTTGTGTTTGGGTTAGGAACCGCAATGGCATTTGTAGTTGGCGTTGTCATCGTATATCAAGTGCTATCGACTGACGTAAACACGCACCTCAAGGAGTATGCCACCTTCAAAGCAACGGGGTATGGTAATTCCTATTTGTTGGGCATCGTGTTTGAAGAAGCAATTATTTTGTCATTACTAGGATTTATTCCAGGTGTCATTTTGCCGTTTGGACTATATGCATTGGCTGCCCAAGCTACAGCTTTACCGATTTATATGACTTTTTCAAGGGCGGTACTAGTCTTGGGGCTAACGATTGTAATGTGTGGGCTTTCGGGTGCGATTTCAACTCGTAAGCTTCAGTCCGCCGATCCAGCAGATATGTTTTAG
- a CDS encoding ABC exporter membrane fusion protein yields the protein MQDKVQNSNQFVKSIAQRGVPIAGIILLGIGGAATYGWMQMTSVKRETPTPVTAPKIETVTALGRLEPRGEVIKLSAPTSSQENRIDRLLVQEGDRVKAGQVIAVLDSHERLKAALAEAQEQVSVAQAQLAVTQAGAKQGEIEAQRAEITRLEAERQGDIQVQAATVARLRSELQNAQTEFNRYQSLYREGAISASERDTKQLTLDTAKKSLQEAQATLDRTYSTSSRELNKARATLAQIAEVRPVDVRSAQAEVNRAIAARDREQASLDQASVRSPIDGEVLYIHTRSGEVISSDGIVEIGQTRQMQAIAEVYQSDVRKVRVGQRVRVTSDSIPGELVGTVERVGSQVRRQTVVNTDPSANIDDRVVEVHVGLNTASSQKASKFTNLQVNVVIEQ from the coding sequence ATGCAGGATAAGGTTCAGAACTCAAATCAGTTCGTCAAATCGATCGCCCAACGAGGAGTACCGATCGCTGGAATCATACTGTTAGGCATTGGTGGTGCAGCGACGTATGGATGGATGCAAATGACATCTGTTAAGCGCGAGACTCCTACGCCTGTAACAGCTCCTAAAATCGAGACGGTGACAGCACTTGGACGACTGGAGCCACGCGGCGAAGTCATTAAGCTCTCGGCTCCAACCTCCAGCCAGGAAAATCGGATCGACCGATTGCTAGTGCAAGAAGGCGATCGCGTCAAAGCGGGTCAAGTCATTGCAGTTCTGGACTCGCACGAGCGACTCAAAGCAGCCCTAGCTGAAGCGCAAGAACAGGTAAGCGTGGCTCAAGCACAACTGGCTGTCACCCAAGCCGGAGCCAAGCAAGGTGAGATTGAAGCTCAACGAGCTGAAATTACTCGATTAGAGGCAGAACGTCAGGGCGATATTCAAGTTCAAGCTGCAACAGTGGCTCGATTGCGATCGGAACTACAAAATGCTCAGACCGAGTTTAACCGCTATCAATCGTTGTATCGGGAAGGAGCAATCTCAGCCTCCGAACGCGACACCAAGCAATTAACCCTCGACACGGCTAAAAAATCTTTACAAGAAGCCCAAGCTACCCTCGATCGCACTTACTCCACGAGTTCGCGAGAACTGAATAAGGCAAGAGCAACGCTAGCTCAAATTGCAGAAGTACGTCCGGTCGATGTGCGATCGGCACAAGCAGAAGTGAATCGCGCGATCGCAGCTCGCGATCGAGAGCAAGCAAGTTTAGACCAAGCTTCGGTGCGATCGCCCATAGACGGCGAAGTGCTATACATCCACACGCGATCCGGCGAAGTCATTTCGAGTGATGGCATTGTGGAAATTGGACAAACAAGGCAGATGCAAGCGATCGCCGAAGTTTATCAAAGCGATGTCAGAAAAGTGCGTGTCGGACAGCGCGTTCGAGTGACCAGCGATTCGATTCCAGGTGAATTAGTGGGAACGGTCGAGCGAGTGGGTTCTCAAGTACGCCGACAAACAGTTGTCAACACCGACCCCAGTGCCAATATTGATGACAGAGTGGTTGAGGTGCATGTCGGCTTGAATACAGCCTCTAGCCAAAAAGCTTCTAAGTTTACGAATCTACAAGTCAATGTGGTAATCGAGCAATGA